In Caloenas nicobarica isolate bCalNic1 chromosome 27, bCalNic1.hap1, whole genome shotgun sequence, one DNA window encodes the following:
- the LOC135998989 gene encoding LOW QUALITY PROTEIN: GRAM domain-containing protein 2B-like (The sequence of the model RefSeq protein was modified relative to this genomic sequence to represent the inferred CDS: inserted 1 base in 1 codon) — translation MPGKLRRSGREGLEEKRWQSLEERGSARLGHPLLTRSKTCDPSFCKDTEPAAVATAPPTFRPSPQLSKHVAGYCKAFEALAERDALLGSFSCAWRREVPYRGHLYISSHHICFRSSLLLKGIKVVVPVASISALQKTSTALLVPNVLSTCTAEGEKFLFMSLRQQEDTYQLLKSVCKHLQDSGWSPLASLSTREILQKLPTSSQLDPEQSTAEPDRGPHTTLRAWTTAQLSSLNTTILINLLLTVALLLSLGYIELRXVELEQQLAAVGAWPDLNLSQQ, via the exons ATGCCGGGGAAGCTGAGGAGGAGCGGACgggaggggctggaggagaagcGATGGCAGAGCCTGGAGGAGCGGGGCAGCGCCCGGCTGGGGCACCCCCTGCTCACCAG ATCCAAAACCTGTGACCCCTCCTTCTGCAAGGACACAGAACCAGCTGCGGTGGCCACAGCCCC CCCCACGTTCCGGCCTTCCCCACAGCTCAGCAAGCACGTGGCCGGCTACTGCAAGGCCTTTGAGGCGCTCGCAGAGCGGGATGCGCTGCTGGGCTCCTTCTCCTGTGCCTGGCGGAGAGAGGTGCCCTACCGTGGCCACCTCTACATCTCTTCCCACCACATCTGCTTCCgctccagcctcctgctcaagGGCATCAag GTGGTGGTCCCTGTTGCCTCCATCTCAGCCCTGCAGAAGACCAGCACAGCACTTCTGGTGCCCAACGTGCTCAGCACCTGCACAGCTGAGGGGGAGAAG TTCCTCTTCATGTCATTGCGCCAGCAGGAGGACACATACCAGCTCCTGAAGTCAGTCTGCAAACACC TCCAGGACAGCGGCTGGAGCCCTCTGGCCTCTCTGAGCACTAGGGAAATCCTTCAGAAGCTCCCG ACCTCAAGCCAGTTGGACCCAGAGCAGAGCaccgcagagcccgaca GGGGACCCCACACCACACTACGGGCTTGGACCACTGCGCAGCTGAGCTCCCTCAACACCACCATCCTCATCAACCTGTTGCT GACGGTGGCCCTGCTGCTGTCCTTGGGGTACATCGAGCTGC AcgtggagctggagcagcagctggcagccGTGGGGGCTTGGCCAGACCTCAACCTGTCACAGCAGTGA
- the TEKTIP1 gene encoding tektin bundle-interacting protein 1 — protein sequence MERGEDRPWVPRGTLEAWVPLPLYSDQYLTLWGPRRGPVLQQALRWKTTPMGWDAAGQTWPTGLSGGNDEQVTDPWYSLDASIAHRRWPRAQRLGQEQDPLPPAYAQHLREVAWWDPIVPAEYLGRCVRWGAFLWQEKPVLGKEYVVTRSQDPQVLGGSSGYVPTLSFCRPPTTTQDISTWSLLHHQPSTCQ from the exons ATGGAGCGGGGGGAGGACAGACCCTGGGTCCCGCGGGGCACCCTTGAGGCGTGGGTCCCGCTGCCCCTGTACAG CGACCAGTACCTGACGCTGTgggggccgcgccggggcccCGTGCTGCAGCAGGCCCTGCGCTGGAAAACCACCCCCATGGGCTGGGACGCCGCAGGGCAGACCTGGCCCACAGGGCTGAGTGGCGGCAACGATGAGCAGGTGACGGATCCCTGGTACAGCCTGGACGCCAGCATCGCCCACCGCCGCTGGCCGCGGGCCCAGCgcctggggcaggagcaggacccCCTGCCCCCAG CTTACGCCCAGCACCTGCGGGAGGTGGCCTGGTGGGACCCCATCGTCCCCGCCGAGTACCTGGGACGCTGCGTCCGCTGGGGAGCCTTCCTCTGGCAGGAGAAGCCCGTCCTGGGGAAGGAGTATG TTGTCACCCGCAGCCAGGACCctcaggtgctggggggcagctcGGGCTATGTccccacactctccttctgccgcccccccaccaccacccaggACATCAGcacctggagccttctccacCACCAGCCCTCCACCTGCCAGTAA
- the FZR1 gene encoding fizzy-related protein homolog, giving the protein MDQDYERRLLRQINIQNENTMPCVSEMRRTLTPSNSPMSSPSKHGDRFIPSRAGANWSINFHRINENEKSPSQNRKAKDATSDNGKDGLAYSALLKNELLGAGIEKVQDPQTEDRRLQPSTPEKKSLFTYSLSTKRSSPDDGNEVSPYSLSPVSNKSQKLLRSPRKPTRKISKIPFKVLDAPELQDDFYLNLVDWSSLNVLSVGLGTCVYLWSACTSQVTRLCDLSVEGDSVTSVGWSERGNLVAVGTHKGFVQIWDAAAGKKLSMLEGHTARVGALAWNADQLSSGSRDRMILQRDIRTPPLQSERRLQGHRQEVCGLKWSTDHQLLASGGNDNKLLVWNHSSLSPVQQYTEHLAAVKAIAWSPHQHGLLASGGGTADRCIRFWNTLTGQPLQCIDTGSQVCNLAWSKHANELVSTHGYSQNQILVWKYPSLTQVAKLTGHSYRVLYLAMSPDGEAIVTGAGDETLRFWNVFSKTRSTKESVSVLNLFTRIR; this is encoded by the exons ATGGACCAGGATTACGAGAGACGTCTCTTGCGCCAAATCAACATACAGAATGAAAACACGATGCCTTGT GTATCAGAGATGAGAAGAACCCTGACACCTTCCAATTCTCCAATGTCTTCTCCTAGTAAGCATGGTGACAGATTCATTCCCTCAAGAGCTGGGGCCAACTGGAGCATCAACTTCCACAGAATAAAT gaaaatgaaaaatcaccaagtcaaaacagaaaagcaaaggatgCTACATCAGACAATGGCAAAG ATGGCCTTGCTTACTCTGCCTTGCTGAAGAACGAACTCTTAGGAGCGGGTATTGAGAAAGTGCAAGACCCACAGACAGAAGACAGGAGGCTGCAGCCATCCACCCCGGAGAAGAAGTCGCTCTTCACG TATTCGCTCAGCACAAAACGCTCTAGTCCAGATGATGGCAACGAGGTCTCACCATATTCCCTGTCTCctgtcagcaacaaaag TCAGAAGCTGCTAAGATCACCTCGAAAACCAACTCGGAAAATCTCAAAGATTCCTTTCAAAGTGCTGGAtgccccagagctgcaggatgACTTCTACCTGAACCTGGTGGACTGGTCCTCTCTTAACGTCCTAAGTGTTGGCCTTGGGACTTGTGTTTACCTGTGGAGCGCTTGTACCAGCCAG GTAACCCGACTGTGTGATCTCTCTGTGGAAGGAGATTCTGTAACATCTGTGGGCTGGTCGGAACGG GGGAACCTGGTAGCAGTTGGCACTCACAAGGGCTTTGTACAGATCTGGGatgcagctgcaggaaaaaagctCTCCATGCTGGAGGGGCACACAGCCAGAGTTG GTGCCTTGGCGTGGAACGCGGACCAGCTGTCTTCTGGGAGTCGAGACAGAATGATCCTCCAGCGGGACATCCGCACCCCACCCCTGCAGTCCGAGCGGCGGCTCCAGGGCCACAGGCAGGAGGTCTGTGGGCTCAAATGGTCCACAGACCACCAGCTCCTGGCCTCAGGAGGAAACGATAACAAG CTCCTCGTCTGGAATCACTCCAGCCTGAGCCCTGTCCAACAATACACAGAGCATCTTGCAGCGGTAAAAGCCATCGCCTGGTCTCCGCACCAGCACGGGCTCCTTGCCTCGGGCGGCGGGACAGCCGACCGCTGCATCCGCTTCTGGAACACGCTCACCGGGCAGCCTCTGCAGTGCATCGACACCGGGTCACAAGTGTGCAACCTGGCCTGGTCCAAACACGCCAATGAGCTC GTGAGTACCCACGGATACTCGCAGAACCAGATTCTCGTCTGGAAATACCCCTCGTTAACTCAAGTAGCAAAGCTAACGGGGCACTCATACCGAGTCTTATATCTG GCAATGTCCCCTGATGGGGAGGCCATAGTTACAGGCGCTGGAGATGAAACCTTGCGCTTCTGGAACGTCTTCAGTAAAACTCGCTCAACGAAG GAGTCTGTATCCGTTCTCAACCTCTTCACCAGGATACGATAA
- the LOC135998990 gene encoding uncharacterized protein LOC135998990, which yields MRFSSFALNKRVGAAAAGQCESSGARGLVPREAGRAVPSAPGSGERGAGSGAGRPRRSGGGRPGPPPGPVVTPRPITSRAAPAPDLKMQERLLVLLCALARRRAGGRRVMAGSGSGTGGAWDGPQRRAWLRHYYSQRQKRLMTLLIARRRRTSCYFYPRAWPSVRSTDWWERVVLKEFGPQDWLEKFRMSKETFFYICNQLRPGLAPHSAHFHPTLPLEKRVAVALWHLATNVEYQTLSPLFGVGPSTVQTCVREVSYAIVLLLKPLYLRLPNEKELENMVRIFCTRWGFPHCIGALDSLHIPIHPPLRLSADYCNGQGWHSILTQATVDGLGQFWDVSTAFPGSMENSAVLESSSLWVLAKEGRLCPNPPKHFMGKAQKYVLLGDATYPLQDWILKPYQEDGNLTQRQLQFNYRLKRAHSVIENAFLRLKARWQILLKCDDCSLELLPTLVLACCILHNVCEAHDSPFNEEWLEGTEPTELPKPCQPAPAAMEDGRAEQMRELMCQYFESCGEG from the exons ATGCGTTTTTCCagctttgctttaaataaacgcgtgggtgctgctgctgccggacAGTGCGAGAGCAGCGGAGCCCGGGGGCTCGTCCCGCGGGAGGCGGGTCGGGCCGTGCCCTCCGcgccggggagcggggagcggggagcgggcagcggggcggggcggccccggcggagcggcggggggAGGCCCGGCCCACCCCCCGGTCCCGTCGTCACCCCGCGGCCGATCACTTCCAGGGCGGCCCCGGCTCCCGATTTGAAAATGCAGGAgcggctgctggtgctgctgtgcgCGCtggcgcggcggcgggcgggcgggcggcgggtcATGGccggcagcggcagcggcaCCGGCGGCGCCTGGGACGGGCCGCAGCGGCGCGCCTGGCTCCGGCACTACTACAGCCAGCGGCAGAAGCGCCTGATGACG CTCCTGATCGCTCGCCGGAGGAGAACCAGCTGCTACTTCTACCCCCGCGCCTGGCCCAGCGTCAGGAGCACAGACTGGTGGGAACGGGTGGTCCTGAAGGAGTTTGGGCCCCAGGACTGGCTGGAGAAGTTTCGGATGTCCAAGGAGACCTTCTTCTACATCTGCAACCAGCTGCGGCCCGGACTGGCTCCACACAGCGCCCACTTCCACCCCACCCTACCCCTGGAGAAGAGGGTGGCCGTGGCCCTGTGGCACTTGGCCACCAACGTGGAGTACCAGACTCTCAGCCCGCTGTTTGGCGTGGGGCCCTCCACGGTGCAGACGTGTGTCCGGGAGGTGAGTTACGCCATCGTCTTGCTGCTGAAGCCCCTCTACCTCCGTCTGCCCAACGAGAAAGAGCTGGAGAACATGGTGCGCATCTTCTGCACCCGCTGGGGCTTCCCGCACTGCATTGGCGCCCTGGACAGCCTTCACATCCCCATCCACCCGCCCCTGCGCCTTAGTGCCGACTACTGCAATGGCCAGGGCTGGCACTCCATCCTGACGCAGGCCACCGTGGATGGGTTGGGCCAGTTCTGGGATGTCTCCACCGCCTTCCCCGGCAGCATGGAGAACAGCGCAGTCCTGGAGAGCTCCAGCCTCTGGGTGCTGGCCAAGGAGGGCCGGCTGTGCCCCAACCCTCCCAAGCACTTCATGGGGAAGGCGCAGAAGTACGTGCTGCTGGGCGATGCCACCTACCCCTTGCAAGACTGGATCCTCAAGCCCTACCAGGAGGACGGGAACCTCACCCAGCGGCAGCTTCAGTTCAACTACCGCCTGAAGCGGGCACACAGCGTGATCGAGAACGCCTTCCTGCGCCTGAAGGCACGTTGGCAGATCCTCCTCAAGTGCGACGACtgcagcctggagctgctgcccacCCTCGTCCTCGCCTGCTGCATCCTGCACAACGTCTGCGAAGCCCACGACAGCCCCTTCAatgaggagtggctggaggGCACTGAGCCCACcgagctgcccaagccctgcCAGCCCGCGCCTGCTGCCATGGAGGACGGCCGGGCCGAGCAAATGCGTGAGCTGATGTGCCAGTACTTCGAGAGCTGTGGGGAGGGCTGA
- the DOHH gene encoding deoxyhypusine hydroxylase, with amino-acid sequence MVTEQEVEAIGRTLVDAAQPLPARFRALFTLRSLGGGAAVGWISRAFGDGSALLKHELAYCLGQMQDEAAIPVLIGVLEDTSQEPMVRHEAGEALGAIGNPDVLDVLKHYSEDPVVEVAETCQLAVRRLEWLQENKQEPGTSPYLSVDPAPPAEETDIAKLHKTLLDESCTLFDRYRAMFALRNLGGQAAVLALADGLRCGSALFRHEIGYVLGQMQDETCVPHLTAALRSRTESPMVRHECAEALGSIARPSCLETLRAFAHDEERVVRESCEVALDMYEYESGTQFQYADGLCKLQASA; translated from the exons ATGGTGACAGAGCAGGAGGTGGAGGCCATCGGCCGGACGCTGGTGGACGCggcccagcccctgcctgcccggTTCCGGGCGCTCTTCACCCTGCGCAGTttgggcggcggcgcggccgtgGGCTGGATCAGCCGAGCGTTCGGGGACGGCTCCGCGCTGCTGAAGCACGAGCTCGCCTACTGCCTGGGCCAGATGCAGGACGAAGCGGCCATTCCCGTGCTCATCGGGGTGCTGGAGGACACCAGCCAGGAGCCCATGGTCAGGCACGAGGCAG GTGAAGCCCTGGGTGCTATTGGGAATCCCGATGTGCTGGATGTCCTGAAACACTATTCGGAGGATCCTGTGGTTGAG GTGGCAGAGACATGTCAGCTGGCAGTGAGGAGGCTGGAGTGGCTGCAGGAGAACAAGCAGGAGCCAGGCACCAGCCCCTACCTCTCTGTGGATCCTGCCCCCCCTGCCGAGGAGACAGACATTGCCAAACTCcacaaaaccctcctggatgaGTCATGCACGCTGTTCGACCGCTACAGAGCCATGTTTGCCCTGCGAAACCTGGGAGgccaggctgctgtgctggCGCTGGCGGATG GCCTGCGCTGCGGCAGCGCCCTGTTCCGCCATGAGATCGGCTACGTGCTGGGCCAGATGCAGGATGAGACCTGTGTCCCGCATCTGACGGCCGCGCTGCGCAGCCGCACCGAGAGCCCCATGGTGCGGCACGAGTGTGCCGAGGCCCTGGGCTCCATCGCCCGCCCCTCCTGCCTGGAGACCCTGCGCGCCTTCGCCCATGACGAGGAGCGGGTGGTGCGGGAGAGCTGCGAGGTGGCTCTGGACATGTATGAGTATGAGAGCGGCACCCAGTTCCAGTATGCTGACGGGCTCTGCAAGCTGCAGGCCTCTGCCTGA
- the SMIM44 gene encoding small integral membrane protein 44 yields MADSLSLGGSGRGLPIAQRASGAATRHGDPAVPVSCWHQGAFANPDATSPLWPPTWQQLRWLRAGLRGQLAMAMAGSSPLPGSGRTWGSRRLLQSPPEEDEVLYVDYKPPALDSIRLPRYVLYLVMAATLVLVVAYAIVGHLIKDLVHDFADWAFGPKLEEEKAVMAEGTMPEVEWLEEDWVPAEGKPEGEGAGALPGMDIPLGLLSTAPRSSISFTDSHKKRFF; encoded by the exons ATGGCGG ACAGTCTGTCCTTGGGCGGCAGCGGGCGAGGGCTCCCCATCGCGCAGAGGGCGAGTGGTGCTGCCACCAGGCATGGGgaccctgctgtccctgtgagCTGCTGGCACCAAGGAGCCTTCGCAAACCCTGATGCCACTTCTCCCCTGTGGCCCCCCACGTGGCAGCAGCTTCGGTGGCTCCGGGCCGGGCTGCGAGGGCAGCTGGCAATGGCTAtggcagggagcagcccccTCCCTGGCAGCGGGAGGACCTGGGGGTCACGGCGCTTGCTGCAGTCACCCCCCGAGGAGGACGAGGTGCTGTATGTGGACTACAAGCCCCCTGCCCTGGACAGCATCCGCCTGCCCCGCTATGTGCTTTACCTTGTGATGGCGGCCACcctggtgctggtggtggcGTACGCCATCGTGGGGCACCTCATCAAGGACCTGGTGCACGACTTCGCCG ACTGGGCGTTTGGGCccaagctggaggaggagaaggcggTGATGGCCGAGGGGACCATGCCAGAGGTGGAGTGGCTGGAGGAGGACTGGGTGCCGGCAGAGGGGAAGCCAGAGGGTGAAGGAGCTGGCGCCCTGCCCGGCATGGACATCccgctggggctgctcagcaccGCCCCGCGCAGCTCCATCTCCTTCACCGACTCCCACAAGAAGAGGTTTTTCTAG